In Zea mays cultivar B73 chromosome 7, Zm-B73-REFERENCE-NAM-5.0, whole genome shotgun sequence, the following proteins share a genomic window:
- the LOC123689090 gene encoding uncharacterized protein LOC123689090 precursor, translating to MAAACISHRFRHSKLPVLVLALATVVAAARAQLSPPTFYASSCPAALVTINAAVRAAVLLDRRMGASLLRLHFHDCFVQGCDASVLLDDTGNFTGEKSAGPNAGSLRGFGVIDTVKALLEALCPRTVSCADILAVAARDSVVALGGPSWTVQLGRRDSTTASLSTANTDLPSPASSLSTLLAAFARKGLSSTDMVALSGAHTVGQAQCQNYQARIYNDANINAAFAASLRAGCPASGGGGANAPLDASTPNAFDNAYYGDLVAQQGLLHSDQELFNGGSTDALVRSYAASSARFSSDFAAAMVRMGAIGVLTGSSGQVRRNCRKVN from the exons ATGGCTGCTGCGTGCATCAGCCATCGCTTTCGCCACTCCAAGCTCCCGGTACTGGTCCTGGCGCTGGCGACGGTGGTGGCCGCCGCACGGGCTCAGCTGTCGCCGCCGACGTTCTACGCCTCGTCGTGCCCTGCCGCGCTCGTCACCATCAACGCCGCCGTGAGGGCTGCCGTGCTGCTGGACCGCCGCATGGGGGCCTCCCTGCTCCGGCTCCACTTCCACGACTGCTTCGTGCAG GGCTGCGACGCGTCCGTTCTGCTGGACGACACGGGCAACTTCACCGGGGAGAAGAGCGCGGGCCCCAACGCGGGCTCGCTCAGGGGGTTCGGCGTCATCGACACCGTCAAGGCCCTGCTGGAGGCGCTGTGCCCGCGGACCGTGTCGTGCGCCGACATCCTCGCCGTCGCCGCCCGTGACTCTGTCGTCGCG CTCGGAGGCCCATCGTGGACCGTGCAGCTCGGCAGGAGGGACTCCACCACGGCGAGCCTCTCCACCGCGAACACCGACCTCCCCTCGCCGGCGTCCAGCCTGAGTACCCTGCTCGCCGCATTCGCCAGGAAAGGCCTCAGCAGCACTGACATGGTCGCTCTGTCTG GAGCCCACACGGTGGGGCAAGCGCAGTGCCAGAACTACCAGGCCAGGATCTACAACGACGCCAACATCAACGCGGCCTTCGCGGCGTCGCTGAGGGCCGGCTGCCCGGCGTCCGGAGGGGGCGGCGCCAACGCGCCGCTGGACGCGTCCACGCCGAACGCGTTCGACAACGCGTACTACGGCGATCTGGTCGCGCAGCAGGGCCTGCTGCACTCCGATCAAGAGCTCTTCAACGGTGGCTCCACGGACGCACTGGTCAGGAGCTACGCGGCCAGCTCGGCGCGGTTCAGTAGCGACTTCGCCGCAGCCATGGTCAGGATGGGCGCCATTGGTGTCCTGACCGGGAGCAGCGGACAGGTGCGGCGCAACTGCCGGAAGGTGAACTAG